From Actinoplanes oblitus, a single genomic window includes:
- a CDS encoding peroxidase family protein gives MPKLRSVVAMVAVLVTAVLVAPAAGRAAPIGQGFTVTAADLAYLLKQIKIAEAHVANTTSATGPCGALLGTGPHQLASPLLSMGLRTVDGSCNHLTAGQQSDGAADQTFPRLVPARYRTGYTGANATDAQPRTISNLIADQSAANPAAVAAAHGGDPAAGIPNVTPDAGLSAPYNSWFTLFGQFFDHGVDQTVKGNTAVIIPLAADDPLVISEHLPPSLRFMVLSRAAGGANAKNTDTPYVDNSQTYTSHAAHQVFLREYDARAQDTGRLLTGADGGLPTWADVKRQAATTLGLRLTDADALSVPTVLADAYGDFVPGPARGLPQFVTATGLVEGDTAAPVAVPAGVLRFDTPFLTDIAHAADPSKPGYDAALLDRHYVAGDGRVNENIGLTAVHQIFHSEHNRLVGDLQRVAEEAGVTADWTGERLFQGAKFINEMEYQHLVFEEFARKIQPAINPFQPFAFTQTEINPAIYAEFAHAVYRFGHSMLTETIARTAADGTDDSLPLLDGFLDPAAFTNDGTLGPEQAAGEVVAGMSGQVGNDIDEFVTDTLRNKLLGLPTDLAAINIARGRSEGVPPLNVFRRALHDTTNDGRLRPYVSWVDFGEHLKHPASLVNFVAAYGTDPSILAAPGVAAKRAAAQELLDTPAGAAFLNAPAANSGVDDIDLWIGGLAEANDPFGGLLGSTFDYVFETQLTALQNGDRFYYLARTPGMNLRTQLEGGTFAELITRNTGVQGLRADVFATADCVYDLSRLHFSGNRVLDDPLSGCDESAQLLRLADGTVKQRDRSVANPQTVWLGTEGTDRVGAGNDDDTVWGAEGDDVLEGGPGNDSVIGGEGDDVLTDAGGDDLPRGGPGNDAIDGGPGLDIVLAGDGDDFTDGGANANETFAGEGDDFVIAGDGEDSVWGDSGDDWQEGGNSPDLLQGDSGNLFFLDDANKPGNDVLIGQGGDDDYDMEGGDDIGVQGPGIEKNAGGSGYDWSIAASEKADSDLALPLAPLNNLTIGVRDRYNEVEALSGGTQDDVLSGDDVTPSDVGGGGFLGCDALDAAGVARIHGLDQVVTSLTTPVSAVGNQTGRPCDLHGNVWGAGNILLGGPGDDILRGRGGDDILDGDRWLTVRLSVRDADGNEIRSARSLTELRADVFAGKINPKDISTVREIVTSVTPGTDTAVFAGNRAAYAITPIAGGVQVAGPDGTDTVRNVELLRFDDQTVDVTGLSAFLGVSAFPGDASATVLITVPDGAGLTGLTLQRVSVAGTVTTTLPAGTRSVEVAGLSNGVAYTFRVRGETAAGPGVYSEPSEPVTPVAATTEPGDGGTTATNPPVTADPTTVPPVAVDPTTVPPVIAGPTTVPPTIPGPTTVSPVIAGPTTVPPATGGPTIAVPTAAPTTPVAPVAPGAPVIGVATARDESAVVRWTGPAGDGGSPIYGYEVQVLDDETGIVVGVDAAGPDATELTFTGLTNGLPYAFWVRAVNAAGASEFSAISNRVIPAPAVAGTNPPPSSGSGTGVGSGTGVGSGGSGVTPGTGVPTASPTGGPAATPAKPPSTGSPATSPTAGPTPPFPRHPTGPTSPPATVRTVPGVARIGTPAAGKSLAVVRWTAPAGNGGSPILRYEIRVLDARNHQVGPLRTAPGAASAQTVTRLTNGTAYHFQVRAVNRIGAASWSASSRPVTPHTTPSAPRSLTATSGRVGGALTATLSWTAPATSGGLAITAYRLTAQRLTATGKAAGAPLVLAFSAGTRSAKFVAPAGVRSNTRYRFTLRAVGAAGAGPSRSGTATVR, from the coding sequence TTGCCGAAGCTCCGTTCCGTCGTCGCCATGGTGGCCGTACTGGTCACCGCGGTCCTCGTCGCGCCCGCCGCCGGGCGCGCCGCCCCGATCGGTCAGGGATTCACCGTCACCGCCGCCGACCTGGCCTACCTCCTCAAGCAGATCAAGATCGCTGAGGCACACGTAGCGAACACGACCAGCGCGACCGGCCCGTGCGGCGCGCTGCTCGGCACCGGACCCCACCAGCTGGCCAGCCCGCTGCTCTCGATGGGCCTGCGGACCGTCGACGGCAGCTGCAACCACCTGACCGCCGGCCAGCAGAGTGACGGCGCGGCCGACCAGACCTTCCCGCGCCTGGTCCCGGCGCGGTACCGGACCGGCTACACCGGCGCGAACGCCACCGACGCGCAGCCCCGGACGATCAGCAACCTGATCGCCGACCAGAGCGCGGCGAATCCGGCCGCGGTGGCGGCGGCGCACGGTGGTGACCCGGCCGCCGGCATCCCGAACGTCACTCCGGACGCCGGGCTCTCCGCGCCCTACAACTCCTGGTTCACCCTGTTCGGCCAGTTCTTCGACCACGGCGTCGACCAGACGGTCAAGGGGAACACCGCGGTGATCATCCCGCTCGCCGCCGACGACCCGCTGGTGATCAGCGAGCACCTGCCGCCGTCGCTGCGGTTCATGGTGCTCAGCCGGGCAGCCGGCGGCGCGAACGCCAAGAACACCGACACCCCGTACGTCGACAACTCGCAGACCTACACGTCGCACGCCGCGCACCAGGTCTTCCTGCGCGAATACGACGCGCGGGCACAGGACACCGGCCGGCTGCTGACCGGCGCCGACGGCGGGCTGCCCACCTGGGCCGACGTGAAGCGGCAGGCGGCCACCACCCTCGGCCTGCGGCTCACCGACGCCGACGCGCTGAGCGTGCCGACGGTGCTGGCCGACGCGTACGGCGACTTCGTCCCCGGCCCGGCCCGCGGCCTGCCGCAGTTCGTCACCGCGACCGGCCTGGTCGAGGGCGACACCGCCGCCCCGGTCGCGGTGCCCGCCGGGGTGCTGCGCTTCGACACGCCGTTCCTCACCGACATCGCGCACGCCGCCGACCCGTCGAAGCCGGGCTACGACGCCGCCCTGCTCGACCGGCACTACGTGGCCGGCGACGGCCGGGTCAACGAGAACATCGGCCTCACCGCGGTGCACCAGATCTTCCACTCCGAGCACAACCGCCTGGTCGGCGACCTGCAGCGGGTCGCCGAGGAAGCCGGCGTCACCGCCGACTGGACCGGCGAGCGCCTCTTCCAGGGCGCCAAGTTCATCAACGAGATGGAGTACCAGCACCTCGTCTTCGAGGAGTTCGCCCGCAAGATCCAGCCGGCGATCAACCCGTTCCAGCCGTTCGCGTTCACCCAGACCGAGATCAACCCGGCGATCTACGCGGAGTTCGCGCACGCCGTCTACCGGTTCGGCCACTCGATGCTGACCGAGACGATCGCCCGGACCGCCGCCGACGGCACCGACGACTCGCTGCCGCTGCTCGACGGCTTCCTCGACCCGGCCGCGTTCACCAACGACGGCACGCTCGGCCCGGAGCAGGCCGCCGGCGAGGTGGTCGCCGGGATGTCCGGTCAGGTCGGCAACGACATCGACGAGTTCGTCACCGACACGCTGCGCAACAAGCTGCTCGGCCTGCCCACCGACCTGGCCGCGATCAACATCGCCCGGGGCCGGTCCGAGGGGGTCCCGCCGCTCAACGTGTTCCGCCGGGCGCTGCACGACACGACGAACGACGGGCGGCTCAGGCCGTACGTCAGCTGGGTCGATTTCGGCGAGCACCTGAAGCACCCGGCCTCGCTGGTGAACTTCGTGGCCGCCTACGGAACCGACCCGTCGATCCTGGCCGCCCCGGGGGTGGCGGCGAAGCGCGCGGCGGCCCAGGAGCTGCTCGACACCCCGGCCGGCGCCGCCTTCCTGAACGCACCCGCGGCGAACTCCGGCGTCGACGACATCGACCTGTGGATCGGCGGGCTCGCCGAGGCCAACGACCCGTTCGGCGGCCTGCTCGGCAGCACCTTCGACTACGTCTTCGAGACCCAGCTGACCGCGCTGCAGAACGGCGACCGGTTCTACTACCTGGCCCGGACGCCCGGCATGAACCTGCGCACCCAGCTGGAGGGCGGCACGTTCGCCGAGCTGATCACGCGGAACACCGGCGTCCAGGGCTTGCGTGCCGACGTGTTCGCCACCGCCGACTGCGTCTACGACCTGTCCCGCCTGCACTTCTCCGGCAACCGCGTCCTCGACGACCCGCTCTCCGGATGCGACGAGTCGGCGCAGCTGCTCCGCCTCGCCGACGGCACGGTCAAGCAGCGGGACCGGTCCGTCGCCAACCCGCAGACGGTGTGGCTCGGCACCGAGGGGACCGACCGGGTCGGCGCCGGCAACGACGACGACACCGTCTGGGGCGCCGAGGGCGACGACGTGCTGGAGGGCGGCCCCGGCAACGACTCGGTGATCGGCGGTGAGGGCGACGACGTGCTGACCGACGCCGGCGGCGACGACCTGCCCCGCGGCGGCCCCGGCAACGACGCCATCGACGGCGGTCCGGGCCTGGACATCGTGCTGGCCGGCGACGGCGACGACTTCACCGACGGCGGCGCCAACGCCAACGAGACGTTCGCCGGCGAGGGCGACGACTTCGTGATCGCCGGGGACGGCGAGGACAGCGTCTGGGGTGACTCCGGCGACGACTGGCAGGAGGGCGGCAACTCGCCCGACCTGCTCCAGGGCGACAGCGGCAACCTGTTCTTCCTGGACGACGCCAACAAGCCCGGCAACGACGTGCTGATCGGCCAGGGCGGCGACGACGACTACGACATGGAGGGCGGCGACGACATCGGCGTGCAGGGCCCCGGCATCGAGAAGAACGCCGGCGGCTCGGGTTACGACTGGTCGATCGCCGCCTCGGAGAAGGCCGACTCCGATCTGGCCCTGCCGCTCGCGCCGCTGAACAACCTCACGATCGGCGTCCGGGACCGCTACAACGAGGTCGAGGCCCTCTCCGGCGGCACCCAGGACGACGTCCTCAGCGGCGACGACGTCACCCCGTCGGACGTGGGCGGTGGCGGCTTCCTCGGCTGCGACGCCCTGGACGCCGCGGGCGTCGCCCGGATCCACGGCCTGGACCAGGTCGTCACGTCGCTGACCACACCGGTCTCGGCGGTCGGCAACCAGACCGGCCGGCCCTGTGACCTGCACGGGAACGTCTGGGGCGCGGGCAACATCCTGCTCGGCGGGCCGGGCGACGACATCCTGCGCGGGCGTGGCGGCGACGACATCCTGGACGGCGACCGCTGGCTCACCGTCCGCCTCAGCGTCCGCGACGCGGACGGCAACGAGATCCGCTCGGCCCGGAGCCTCACCGAGCTGCGAGCCGACGTCTTCGCCGGCAAGATCAACCCCAAGGACATCAGTACGGTACGGGAGATCGTCACGTCGGTGACCCCGGGCACCGACACGGCGGTCTTCGCGGGGAACCGGGCGGCGTACGCGATCACACCGATCGCCGGCGGCGTCCAGGTGGCCGGGCCGGACGGCACCGACACCGTGCGCAACGTCGAACTGCTCCGGTTCGACGACCAGACGGTGGACGTGACCGGCCTCTCCGCCTTCCTCGGTGTGTCGGCGTTCCCCGGCGACGCCTCGGCGACCGTGCTGATCACCGTGCCGGACGGCGCCGGGCTTACCGGCCTGACCCTGCAGCGCGTCAGCGTGGCTGGGACCGTGACCACCACGCTGCCGGCCGGCACCCGCAGCGTCGAGGTGGCCGGGCTGAGCAACGGGGTGGCGTACACCTTCCGGGTCCGCGGCGAGACGGCGGCCGGGCCGGGGGTCTACAGCGAGCCGTCCGAGCCGGTGACCCCGGTGGCGGCCACGACCGAACCGGGCGACGGCGGCACGACGGCCACCAACCCGCCGGTCACCGCCGATCCGACGACCGTGCCGCCGGTGGCCGTCGATCCGACGACCGTTCCGCCGGTGATTGCCGGTCCGACGACCGTTCCGCCGACGATCCCTGGTCCGACGACCGTTTCGCCGGTGATCGCCGGTCCGACGACGGTTCCGCCCGCTACCGGTGGGCCCACGATCGCTGTTCCGACGGCGGCGCCGACCACGCCGGTGGCCCCGGTGGCGCCGGGCGCGCCGGTCATCGGCGTGGCCACCGCTCGGGACGAGAGCGCCGTGGTCCGCTGGACCGGGCCGGCCGGTGACGGCGGCAGCCCGATCTACGGCTACGAGGTGCAGGTGCTCGACGACGAGACCGGCATCGTGGTGGGCGTGGACGCGGCCGGGCCGGACGCCACCGAGCTGACCTTCACGGGCTTGACCAACGGCCTGCCGTACGCCTTCTGGGTCCGCGCCGTCAACGCGGCCGGGGCCAGCGAGTTCTCCGCGATCTCGAACCGTGTCATCCCCGCCCCGGCCGTCGCCGGCACCAACCCGCCGCCGTCCTCCGGCTCCGGGACGGGCGTTGGTTCCGGGACCGGCGTTGGTTCCGGCGGCTCGGGGGTGACCCCCGGCACCGGCGTCCCCACGGCGTCCCCGACCGGCGGCCCGGCCGCGACGCCTGCCAAGCCCCCGTCCACCGGCTCCCCGGCGACCTCGCCGACCGCTGGCCCGACTCCGCCCTTCCCGCGGCATCCCACCGGTCCGACCAGCCCGCCGGCCACCGTGCGAACCGTCCCCGGCGTCGCCCGCATCGGCACCCCGGCAGCCGGCAAGTCCCTGGCCGTGGTCCGCTGGACCGCCCCGGCCGGCAACGGCGGCTCGCCGATCCTGCGCTATGAGATCCGAGTCCTGGATGCCAGGAACCACCAGGTCGGTCCGCTCCGCACCGCCCCCGGCGCGGCCTCGGCCCAGACCGTGACCCGCCTGACCAACGGCACCGCCTACCACTTCCAGGTCCGCGCCGTGAACCGGATCGGCGCCGCCTCCTGGTCGGCCTCGAGCAGGCCGGTCACCCCGCACACCACCCCGTCCGCCCCGCGCTCCCTCACGGCCACCTCCGGCCGTGTCGGCGGCGCCCTGACCGCCACCCTGAGCTGGACCGCCCCCGCCACCTCCGGCGGCCTTGCGATCACCGCCTACCGCCTGACCGCCCAGCGCCTCACCGCAACGGGCAAGGCCGCCGGAGCTCCGCTGGTCCTGGCCTTCTCCGCCGGGACCCGGTCCGCGAAGTTCGTCGCGCCCGCCGGCGTCCGGTCGAACACCAGGTACCGCTTCACGCTGCGGGCCGTCGGCGCGGCCGGCGCCGGTCCGTCGCGATCCGGCACCGCCACGGTCCGCTGA